The Vigna radiata var. radiata cultivar VC1973A chromosome 6, Vradiata_ver6, whole genome shotgun sequence DNA segment NNNNNNNNNNNNNNNNNNNNNNNNNNNNNNNNNNNNNNNNNNNNNNNNNNNNNNNNNNNNNNNNNNNNNNNNNNNNNNNNNNNNNNNNNNNNNNNNNNNNNNNNNNNNNNNNNNNNNNNNNNNNNNNNNNNNNNNNNNNNNNNNNNNNNNNNNNNNNNNNNNNNNNNNNNNNNNNNNNNNNNNNNNNNNNNNNNNNNNNNNNAAAAAgtgatgagaaagaaattaggGACTCCAAAATGAGTTTCATGTACATAGTTGACCTTCCTGTGCAAAAAGTTCAActgaagtacccacttattttaCCTTTGGTACCAGTTCTATTTCTGCACCATGACTCTTAGTAATTATGCTTCCTTTGCCACGgttttgttcataaattgtataaaaattggttCCAGATTACttataattggaaaaaatgatgagaaagaaattaggCATTCCAAAATGAGTTTCATGTACATAGTTGACCTTCCTGTGCAAAAAGTTCAACcgaagtacccacttattttgcctttggtaCCAGTTATGTTCCTACACTATGACTCTTAGTAATTCTGCTTCGTTGGTTTATTGAACGTCCTTGattctgaaagaaaatatcacaaataTGGTCAGTTCAAAAGCACAAATTGCACAAAAAACCAGAATGTGCAAAATGTTCATAACTTGTTTAATTTCAAGTTACAGTTCAACCAATAAGTCAAAGAAGTTGGGACTTTCTCACTTTTTAAATGAAAGTGCAGGTTTTAAGTTCGCACGACGACACTCCGATAGCAATGGGTGGCTTGGTGGAGGGAAGACGAGACCGTCTAGGTTTTGCATACGAATGACGACACTCTGTCGACATTGGGTGGTTGGGTGGAGGGAAGACGACACCGTCTATGTTTTGTCTACGAACGCCGGCAATACGACAACACTTCGGTAGCAGTGGTGGTAGGATGGAGGGAAGACAAGTTTCTGGTTTTCACGCTCAAAGATTCTCTCTTAAATGTTCCTCAGATTACAAatctgaaaatgagaaaatgaaacccAAATTTGAAACCTGCCCCAAATTCTCATTGCCACATCATTCTCatattaataattcattttccaCGTGCACCACTCACATTTGAACACGTGTcccgtgtctaaatgttgtcaaaatttgttgtttacatatcattttccttttaaaaaacaactaccttttattttattttttattttaaaaaacaactaccttttaaaaaatatataataaaaggtaaTAACTTCTCATACACACGTGGCCCAATCAGAATAAGAAATAActaccatttatttttttattttaaattaaattttaaaattattaaaatacccttgaatttaaagttggttttattttttaatagagactttttttataacctaaaacttggtacactttgctaaaatgtaccaactaaaaatatttcaagcaaactccatatatatatatatatatatatattttctttttttttggagTGGTACATGTTTCTTTGGAAAtgatccaattttttttttttaaaaaaaaaataatagatttagAATAAATTGTGGATTATACACAATGGCGTTTTAAAAAtactcaataaaaattatatggtttaaaatacaactttatttttttccaaatataaaaattttattttaaaacaaatataatttacttatttatcaCTAAAATCATGATTTAAAACATGATTCTAATATTTTCTACaccacttttatatttaaaaaaataaagttgttttaaaaatatattttcattagaaataaaatatgataactttataaaaaatatttaatttttaattgattgcagttttgtatttttttttctctcgaaCATAATCGTGATGTGAGGATTCTTTGCCGAAGCATAATGCAGATGTCAGTGTAAATGACAAAACTACACCACAATCAGTACACAGCTAAGCACTGTTCGGTTTTCAGCTAACGTTTTCACGGTCTTGTCTTACACATCACCATCATATTTATTGCTGTTTATGTCGGTGCCTTGTTGCTACCATTAATTTTCTCCTTTTGGTTCTGTTATCCCTTTGCATCAATTGCATGCCACTGCTATTTCTCTTTCTCATCATTTCAGAACTATGCTACAACGATCTAACATTCATTAAGCCTCCAAAGGATCAAAATGAACTTGTGACACATAATTGcaatatgaaaatattacaaaaacaaTACACACCAAACATTATAACTTTCAAGATATGCAAATACAAGTAAACAAGAGGAGCCTTGTTATAGTGTTCCAAGTTCCAacatagaaaatttattcacCTGTGAAATCCTTCCTTAGGAAACAACACCATATTCAGATAATTTACATCAAGCAACTCCCAGTTCCATGTTATTATCAGTGTGGCAAGCTGGTAACTATCTACAATCTTCCACATTTCATAGACGTgttcaaaacaacaaataattcaATGTGCCAAACGCTTTCTGTTGAGCAAAAGAATGGACAAACTGAACTCTTCTTGAAATATTGAATAACCAAAAGCATGGAATAAAGAAGTGATAATCGTCTGAACATTTCAGAGAATTATCATGAACCAATTTGCACTCTACCAATGCACCAGGATGCTTCAGCTCTTTCTTCCAAAGAACAGAAGCTTACGGAATCCTTTGGCTGGTTTTGAAGAATCCTCATCAGTGTTCCATTTTTTTCTGGAGTGGACTGGTTCTGGCATCAGTTGGTTACTACTGGGTGGTGGAGGTGTAGAAATTTGTTTCTCGGTGATATTAGGCAAGGGAGCATTACTTTCATCTATTTCTTGATTAATCTTTGAGTTCACAGCAGAAACTGTAACGGGTTTGCTGGGTAATGCAGCTGCAGGATTTGTGATCGCATCAGTAATATGTTGAGGGTTGTTATCACTACGAAGTTGAGATAACTTGTTTGACACTTCTTCACCTCCTTGCAATGTCCGATCGTGATTTGGCAAAGCTGAGTTCACCTTAATCTGGCCAACATTTCCAGGCACATGATCTTTTTCTGAAATcaaatatgttgtttgtttctcTGATGATGTCTTGATTGGCTCTTCATTATCTTTCAAATcaagattgttgttgtttggttcaACAGATTGTGCAGCACCAGAGTTCACTGGTAATTCAACTGAGACTTCCATTTCATTCTTAGCCTTGCCATTAGTGGAGGTCAGAACTTCCCCATTTGTTTTCTTAGTATCCTGTTTTTGACTTGAAGATTTGACTTCTTTTGAGCCCTGCTTCTTCTTTTCTGTGCTGGCAGTCTTCTGCTGCGGTACACCATTTGCCTTCAAGGGTGGTTTCTTGGTTGGTCCAGATTTTGCTTGACTTAGTGAAACCTTTGGCTGACTTACTCTAGCAGCTGCAAGGCGTTCAATGGTGGAATTCCTGAGGACTGGTTTGTTCAATTTCTTAGTCTCCTCATTGGATGGATGTATCTTAGGATTCCCTTTCTTTGCAGAAGTCAAGGAAGTCTTGGTTTCAGTTCCAGTCTTCTTAGAAGCACTTCTTTCAGTAATTCTTTTCTGCCTCTGAATCATCAGATcctcctttctctttctattttccTCCTCCTACAAATAAAAGAGGGCAATAGAtgtgagaaaattaaaaatcagtAAGAAAATGAGGCACTGCAACAACTTTTGATGATACTtctatagaaaatattaatagaagTACCCATCTCATATATAGTTGGCGTACTCGGTGCAAAAGAAAGTGTAGTTTTCTGAGCAATGTAATCAAAGAATTGAACAAGAAATTTCTGATTTTGTGAAAATAAACAGGAAGCAGTTCCATTCaatgaaatttcaaaactatTGAAAACTCATTAAACGGTTGAAATTTGTACAAATAACTTGCAGTTTGATTTTTCAATGCATGGAACATACAGAAGTGGGGTCAAATTCCTCTAAAACAATGCAGACTCTACTCATCCTATATTAACATTAAACTGGAGTATCAAAATCTAGGTTTCATGTAGGGATAGGTAATgttcattatataattaatcttgtactcaatttttatttcaagaCCCTCTAAATTTAGGaagatttttttaatccattttgtaaatcaaactaACAGTTGATAAAAATCAACACTTTAAACAGGATCTGCACAATTATCTTAAAGTTTTAAGTCCACTTAGTAAACTGCCTAGGCTAAGCAGACACCCTCTATGCCAACCATTCAAGGAAATTGGTAGAGACAAGACAGTTCATATATTTTACCTTCTCAGACTTGCTCTTCACAACTCTAGTTCTTGTTCCTGGGGATGATTTGCTTCTTGATGTGATATCAGATTTGCTTTTACCAAGAGATGCATTGATAGCCTTAGACTTTGCTTCTTTACTTGaaacttttccatttttcactCCAGGAGTTTTTGTATCAGTACCCTCATTATTAGATGGATGATTTTGATCTGTTTCAACTTCAGAAAGCTTTTTATTAGCTGCATTTGAAGCAATGCTATTCTCATAATCCATTTCCATGCTCCAGGGAGCCACACTTCGCTCTGCCACTGAATCACGATCAAGAACCATGAAGAGGTCTTCAGGCTCATGGGAATTTAAAGTTTCAGTCTTATTTTGTGAACCTTCTTGTGTGATGTTCATGAATTCAGTAGCCCCAACAATGTCTGAAACCAAACTCAGATCAGCTGCTGACTGAGAATTGAATTTATCTTCTGATGACCGAGCTTGAATCATAAAAGAATCATCAGTAATAAtgtctttcttgtttttctctaaGAGGAGTGAATCAGTAGTTGGTGATGTAGCAACGCCATTAAAAATGCTGAAATCTCGGTTCTGATTCTCGTTTCTTGGTTTATCAGACTTATTGATAATGAACCAATCCTCTTCTTTCTGGCATTTAGTGAGAGAAGATTCTGGGCCATTGCCAGACTGAGTGGACATGGAATAGCTACGCGATTCGTCATTTCTCCTAGAAAACAGCATCTCTGCATCTGtgctattatttttcttcatcaatgAAAGTGCATCCTTTCCTTCCTTAAAGTTATCAACACGATTTTGACTGTAACCATTGAATTCCCTCTCTGTCACAACAAAGGAATCATTAGAAATCACTCGAGTAACGTCGGGTTTATGATTAAATTCATTTGacctttcattctcaaaattctGATTGACAGTATATTCCTCCTGAAACTTCATAGGTTGTTCTTCTGCATCAAGAGctgaatcatcatctcttagAAGAAGATTCTGGAAAGCGTCCCAGTTGTTGTTGCCCTTTATTACATTAGAATCAGTATCAGTTGAACCATTTAGCATGCCAGGATGTTTTGAACTATGGTGTTTCTTATGATGACG contains these protein-coding regions:
- the LOC106764714 gene encoding COP1-interacting protein 7 — encoded protein: MDPSTRLDHALFQLTPTRTRCDLVVAGGGVTERLASGLLEPFLSHLKSAKDQISKGGYSITLRPPGGYAPWFTKATLQRFVRFISTPEVLERFVTIEKEIVQIEEGSIQSSDRSNLVAEAEDGRVRKSTTSSKLKDEQAGTNEDGYEENSRIRLQRVLDNRKAMLCKEQAMAYARALVAGFYPESVDDLICFADAFGASRLREACINFLELCKQKNEDKLWIDEIAAMQASAQRELPYLRTSGIILAGEDDTSSKLNGITDAPISESTPSHASFEGQDYGLPTSSQNPSTDGRGQIPMSWPNHVHQYMHNFQGHPFQQMPPYQGFLYPGMQVPPSYYPGNMHWPPSVEDSHIVHDRDKDYHKSPYKKKKKKKHSQVLEQSEEESSTASSDSSYESDSSQGKKQSSKEHQHKKKHGKKSSRKVVIRNINYITSNGDGEKGGVTEGSLSNEEEFINGDSLKQQVEEAVKSSSRHHKKHHSSKHPGMLNGSTDTDSNVIKGNNNWDAFQNLLLRDDDSALDAEEQPMKFQEEYTVNQNFENERSNEFNHKPDVTRVISNDSFVVTEREFNGYSQNRVDNFKEGKDALSLMKKNNSTDAEMLFSRRNDESRSYSMSTQSGNGPESSLTKCQKEEDWFIINKSDKPRNENQNRDFSIFNGVATSPTTDSLLLEKNKKDIITDDSFMIQARSSEDKFNSQSAADLSLVSDIVGATEFMNITQEGSQNKTETLNSHEPEDLFMVLDRDSVAERSVAPWSMEMDYENSIASNAANKKLSEVETDQNHPSNNEGTDTKTPGVKNGKVSSKEAKSKAINASLGKSKSDITSRSKSSPGTRTRVVKSKSEKEEENRKRKEDLMIQRQKRITERSASKKTGTETKTSLTSAKKGNPKIHPSNEETKKLNKPVLRNSTIERLAAARVSQPKVSLSQAKSGPTKKPPLKANGVPQQKTASTEKKKQGSKEVKSSSQKQDTKKTNGEVLTSTNGKAKNEMEVSVELPVNSGAAQSVEPNNNNLDLKDNEEPIKTSSEKQTTYLISEKDHVPGNVGQIKVNSALPNHDRTLQGGEEVSNKLSQLRSDNNPQHITDAITNPAAALPSKPVTVSAVNSKINQEIDESNAPLPNITEKQISTPPPPSSNQLMPEPVHSRKKWNTDEDSSKPAKGFRKLLFFGRKS